The proteins below are encoded in one region of Bos indicus x Bos taurus breed Angus x Brahman F1 hybrid chromosome 2, Bos_hybrid_MaternalHap_v2.0, whole genome shotgun sequence:
- the NR4A2 gene encoding nuclear receptor subfamily 4 group A member 2 isoform X3: protein MNEERRRELLTMPCVQAQYGSSPQGASPASQSYSYHSSGEYSSDFLTPEFVKFSMDLTNTEITATTSLPSFSTFMDNYSTGYDVKPPCLYQMPLSGQQSSIKVEDIQMHNYQQHSHLPPQSEEMMPHSGSVYYKPSSPPTPTTPGFQVQHSPMWDDPGSLHNFHQNYVATTHMIEQRKTPVSRLSLFSFKQSPPGTPVSSCQMRFDGPLHVPMNPEPAGSHHVVDGQTFAVPNPIRKPASMGFPGLQIGHASQLLDTQVPSPPSRGSPSNEGLCAVCGDNAACQHYGVRTCEGCKGFFKRTVQKNAKYVCLANKNCPVDKRRRNRCQYCRFQKCLAVGMVKEVVRTDSLKGRRGRLPSKPKSPQEPSPPSPPFQANPDYQMSGDDTQHIQQFYDLLTGSMEIIRGWAEKIPGFTDLPKADQDLLFESAFLELFVLRLAYRSNPVEGKLIFCNGVVLHRLQCVRGFGEWIDSIVEFSSNLQNMNIDISAFSCIAALAMVTERHGLKEPKRVEELQNKIVNCLKDHVTFNNGGLNRPNYLSKLLGKLPELRTLCTQGLQRIFYLKLEDLVPPPAIIDKLFLDTLPF, encoded by the exons atgaatgaagagagaCGCAGAGAACTCCTAA CCATGCCTTGTGTTCAGGCGCAGTATGGGTCCTCGCCTCAAGGAGCCAGCCCCGCTTCTCAGAGCTACAGTTACCACTCTTCGGGAGAATACAGCTCCGATTTCTTAACTCCAGAGTTTGTCAAGTTTAGCATGGACCTCACCAACACTGAAATCACTGCCACCACTTCTCTCCCCAGCTTCAGTACCTTTATGGACAACTACAGCACAGGCTACGACGTCAAGCCACCTTGCTTGTACCAAATGCCCCTGTCCGGACAGCAGTCCTCCATTAAGGTAGAAGACATTCAGATGCACAACTACCAGCAACACAGCCACCTGCCCCCACAGTCCGAGGAGATGATGCCGCACTCCGGGTCCGTTTACTACAAGCCCTCCTCGCCCCCGACGCCCACCACCCCGGGCTTCCAGGTGCAGCACAGCCCCATGTGGGACGACCCAGGCTCCCTCCACAACTTCCACCAGAACTACGTGGCCACTACCCACATGATCGAACAGAGGAAAACGCCGGTCTCCCgcctttccctcttctcctttaagCAGTCGCCCCCCGGAACCCCCGTGTCTAGCTGCCAGATGCGCTTCGATGGGCCCCTGCACGTCCCCATGAACCCGGAGCCAGCGGGCAGCCACCACGTGGTGGACGGGCAGACCTTCGCCGTGCCCAACCCCATCCGAAAGCCCgcgtccatgggcttccctggcctgCAGATCGGCCACGCGTCGCAGCTGCTCGATACGCAGGTGCCCTCCCCGCCGTCGCGGGGCTCCCCCTCCAATGAAGGGCTGTGCGCTGTGTGCGGTGACAACGCGGCCTGCCAGCACTACGGCGTGCGCACCTGTGAGGGCTGCAAAGGGTTCTTTAAG CGCACGGTGCAAAAAAACGCGAAATACGTGtgtttagcaaataaaaactgcCCAGTGGACAAGCGGCGCAGGAATCGCTGTCAGTACTGCCGGTTTCAGAAGTGCCTGGCTGTTGGGATGGTCAAAGAAG TGGTTCGCACCGACAGTTTAAAAGGCCGGAGAGGTCGTTTACCTTCCAAACCGAAGAGCCCGCAGGAGCCCTCTCCCCCTTCGCCCCCG TTCCAGGCGAACCCTGACTATCAGATGAGTGGAGATGACACCCAGCATATCCAGCAATTCTATGATCTCCTGACTGGCTCCATGGAGATCATCAGGGGCTGGGCAGAGAAGATCCCGGGCTTCACTGACCTGCCCAAAGCCGACCAAGACCTGCTTTTCGAATCGGCTTTCTTAGAACTATTTGTGCTGCGATTAGCCTACAG GTCCAACCCAGTGGAGGGTAAACTCATCTTTTGCAATGGGGTGGTCTTGCACAGGTTGCAATGTGTTCGTGGCTTTGGGGAATGGATTGATTCCATTGTTGAATTCTCCTCCAACTTGCAGAATATGAACATCGACATTTCTGCCTTCTCCTGCATCGCTGCCCTGGCTATGGTCACAG AGAGACACGGTCTCAAGGAACCCAAGAGAGTGGAGGAGCTGCAAAACAAGATTGTAAATTGTCTCAAAGACCATGTGACTTTCAATAATGGGGGTTTGAACCGCCCCAACTATTTGTCCAAACTGTTGGGGAAGCTCCCAGAACTCCGTACACTTTGCACACAGGGGCTACAGCGCATTTTCTACCTGAAACTGGAAGATTTGGTACCACCACCAGCAATAATTGACAAACTTTTCCTGGACACTTTACCTTTCTAA
- the NR4A2 gene encoding nuclear receptor subfamily 4 group A member 2 isoform X2: protein MPCVQAQYGSSPQGASPASQSYSYHSSGEYSSDFLTPEFVKFSMDLTNTEITATTSLPSFSTFMDNYSTGYDVKPPCLYQMPLSGQQSSIKVEDIQMHNYQQHSHLPPQSEEMMPHSGSVYYKPSSPPTPTTPGFQVQHSPMWDDPGSLHNFHQNYVATTHMIEQRKTPVSRLSLFSFKQSPPGTPVSSCQMRFDGPLHVPMNPEPAGSHHVVDGQTFAVPNPIRKPASMGFPGLQIGHASQLLDTQVPSPPSRGSPSNEGLCAVCGDNAACQHYGVRTCEGCKGFFKRTVQKNAKYVCLANKNCPVDKRRRNRCQYCRFQKCLAVGMVKEVVRTDSLKGRRGRLPSKPKSPQEPSPPSPPVSLISALVRAHVDSNPAMTSLDYSRFQANPDYQMSGDDTQHIQQFYDLLTGSMEIIRGWAEKIPGFTDLPKADQDLLFESAFLELFVLRLAYRSNPVEGKLIFCNGVVLHRLQCVRGFGEWIDSIVEFSSNLQNMNIDISAFSCIAALAMVTERHGLKEPKRVEELQNKIVNCLKDHVTFNNGGLNRPNYLSKLLGKLPELRTLCTQGLQRIFYLKLEDLVPPPAIIDKLFLDTLPF from the exons ATGCCTTGTGTTCAGGCGCAGTATGGGTCCTCGCCTCAAGGAGCCAGCCCCGCTTCTCAGAGCTACAGTTACCACTCTTCGGGAGAATACAGCTCCGATTTCTTAACTCCAGAGTTTGTCAAGTTTAGCATGGACCTCACCAACACTGAAATCACTGCCACCACTTCTCTCCCCAGCTTCAGTACCTTTATGGACAACTACAGCACAGGCTACGACGTCAAGCCACCTTGCTTGTACCAAATGCCCCTGTCCGGACAGCAGTCCTCCATTAAGGTAGAAGACATTCAGATGCACAACTACCAGCAACACAGCCACCTGCCCCCACAGTCCGAGGAGATGATGCCGCACTCCGGGTCCGTTTACTACAAGCCCTCCTCGCCCCCGACGCCCACCACCCCGGGCTTCCAGGTGCAGCACAGCCCCATGTGGGACGACCCAGGCTCCCTCCACAACTTCCACCAGAACTACGTGGCCACTACCCACATGATCGAACAGAGGAAAACGCCGGTCTCCCgcctttccctcttctcctttaagCAGTCGCCCCCCGGAACCCCCGTGTCTAGCTGCCAGATGCGCTTCGATGGGCCCCTGCACGTCCCCATGAACCCGGAGCCAGCGGGCAGCCACCACGTGGTGGACGGGCAGACCTTCGCCGTGCCCAACCCCATCCGAAAGCCCgcgtccatgggcttccctggcctgCAGATCGGCCACGCGTCGCAGCTGCTCGATACGCAGGTGCCCTCCCCGCCGTCGCGGGGCTCCCCCTCCAATGAAGGGCTGTGCGCTGTGTGCGGTGACAACGCGGCCTGCCAGCACTACGGCGTGCGCACCTGTGAGGGCTGCAAAGGGTTCTTTAAG CGCACGGTGCAAAAAAACGCGAAATACGTGtgtttagcaaataaaaactgcCCAGTGGACAAGCGGCGCAGGAATCGCTGTCAGTACTGCCGGTTTCAGAAGTGCCTGGCTGTTGGGATGGTCAAAGAAG TGGTTCGCACCGACAGTTTAAAAGGCCGGAGAGGTCGTTTACCTTCCAAACCGAAGAGCCCGCAGGAGCCCTCTCCCCCTTCGCCCCCGGTGAGTCTGATCAGTGCCCTCGTCAGGGCCCATGTCGACTCCAACCCGGCTATGACCAGCCTGGACTATTCCAGG TTCCAGGCGAACCCTGACTATCAGATGAGTGGAGATGACACCCAGCATATCCAGCAATTCTATGATCTCCTGACTGGCTCCATGGAGATCATCAGGGGCTGGGCAGAGAAGATCCCGGGCTTCACTGACCTGCCCAAAGCCGACCAAGACCTGCTTTTCGAATCGGCTTTCTTAGAACTATTTGTGCTGCGATTAGCCTACAG GTCCAACCCAGTGGAGGGTAAACTCATCTTTTGCAATGGGGTGGTCTTGCACAGGTTGCAATGTGTTCGTGGCTTTGGGGAATGGATTGATTCCATTGTTGAATTCTCCTCCAACTTGCAGAATATGAACATCGACATTTCTGCCTTCTCCTGCATCGCTGCCCTGGCTATGGTCACAG AGAGACACGGTCTCAAGGAACCCAAGAGAGTGGAGGAGCTGCAAAACAAGATTGTAAATTGTCTCAAAGACCATGTGACTTTCAATAATGGGGGTTTGAACCGCCCCAACTATTTGTCCAAACTGTTGGGGAAGCTCCCAGAACTCCGTACACTTTGCACACAGGGGCTACAGCGCATTTTCTACCTGAAACTGGAAGATTTGGTACCACCACCAGCAATAATTGACAAACTTTTCCTGGACACTTTACCTTTCTAA
- the NR4A2 gene encoding nuclear receptor subfamily 4 group A member 2 isoform X4, whose translation MDNYSTGYDVKPPCLYQMPLSGQQSSIKVEDIQMHNYQQHSHLPPQSEEMMPHSGSVYYKPSSPPTPTTPGFQVQHSPMWDDPGSLHNFHQNYVATTHMIEQRKTPVSRLSLFSFKQSPPGTPVSSCQMRFDGPLHVPMNPEPAGSHHVVDGQTFAVPNPIRKPASMGFPGLQIGHASQLLDTQVPSPPSRGSPSNEGLCAVCGDNAACQHYGVRTCEGCKGFFKRTVQKNAKYVCLANKNCPVDKRRRNRCQYCRFQKCLAVGMVKEVVRTDSLKGRRGRLPSKPKSPQEPSPPSPPVSLISALVRAHVDSNPAMTSLDYSRFQANPDYQMSGDDTQHIQQFYDLLTGSMEIIRGWAEKIPGFTDLPKADQDLLFESAFLELFVLRLAYRSNPVEGKLIFCNGVVLHRLQCVRGFGEWIDSIVEFSSNLQNMNIDISAFSCIAALAMVTERHGLKEPKRVEELQNKIVNCLKDHVTFNNGGLNRPNYLSKLLGKLPELRTLCTQGLQRIFYLKLEDLVPPPAIIDKLFLDTLPF comes from the exons ATGGACAACTACAGCACAGGCTACGACGTCAAGCCACCTTGCTTGTACCAAATGCCCCTGTCCGGACAGCAGTCCTCCATTAAGGTAGAAGACATTCAGATGCACAACTACCAGCAACACAGCCACCTGCCCCCACAGTCCGAGGAGATGATGCCGCACTCCGGGTCCGTTTACTACAAGCCCTCCTCGCCCCCGACGCCCACCACCCCGGGCTTCCAGGTGCAGCACAGCCCCATGTGGGACGACCCAGGCTCCCTCCACAACTTCCACCAGAACTACGTGGCCACTACCCACATGATCGAACAGAGGAAAACGCCGGTCTCCCgcctttccctcttctcctttaagCAGTCGCCCCCCGGAACCCCCGTGTCTAGCTGCCAGATGCGCTTCGATGGGCCCCTGCACGTCCCCATGAACCCGGAGCCAGCGGGCAGCCACCACGTGGTGGACGGGCAGACCTTCGCCGTGCCCAACCCCATCCGAAAGCCCgcgtccatgggcttccctggcctgCAGATCGGCCACGCGTCGCAGCTGCTCGATACGCAGGTGCCCTCCCCGCCGTCGCGGGGCTCCCCCTCCAATGAAGGGCTGTGCGCTGTGTGCGGTGACAACGCGGCCTGCCAGCACTACGGCGTGCGCACCTGTGAGGGCTGCAAAGGGTTCTTTAAG CGCACGGTGCAAAAAAACGCGAAATACGTGtgtttagcaaataaaaactgcCCAGTGGACAAGCGGCGCAGGAATCGCTGTCAGTACTGCCGGTTTCAGAAGTGCCTGGCTGTTGGGATGGTCAAAGAAG TGGTTCGCACCGACAGTTTAAAAGGCCGGAGAGGTCGTTTACCTTCCAAACCGAAGAGCCCGCAGGAGCCCTCTCCCCCTTCGCCCCCGGTGAGTCTGATCAGTGCCCTCGTCAGGGCCCATGTCGACTCCAACCCGGCTATGACCAGCCTGGACTATTCCAGG TTCCAGGCGAACCCTGACTATCAGATGAGTGGAGATGACACCCAGCATATCCAGCAATTCTATGATCTCCTGACTGGCTCCATGGAGATCATCAGGGGCTGGGCAGAGAAGATCCCGGGCTTCACTGACCTGCCCAAAGCCGACCAAGACCTGCTTTTCGAATCGGCTTTCTTAGAACTATTTGTGCTGCGATTAGCCTACAG GTCCAACCCAGTGGAGGGTAAACTCATCTTTTGCAATGGGGTGGTCTTGCACAGGTTGCAATGTGTTCGTGGCTTTGGGGAATGGATTGATTCCATTGTTGAATTCTCCTCCAACTTGCAGAATATGAACATCGACATTTCTGCCTTCTCCTGCATCGCTGCCCTGGCTATGGTCACAG AGAGACACGGTCTCAAGGAACCCAAGAGAGTGGAGGAGCTGCAAAACAAGATTGTAAATTGTCTCAAAGACCATGTGACTTTCAATAATGGGGGTTTGAACCGCCCCAACTATTTGTCCAAACTGTTGGGGAAGCTCCCAGAACTCCGTACACTTTGCACACAGGGGCTACAGCGCATTTTCTACCTGAAACTGGAAGATTTGGTACCACCACCAGCAATAATTGACAAACTTTTCCTGGACACTTTACCTTTCTAA
- the NR4A2 gene encoding nuclear receptor subfamily 4 group A member 2 isoform X1: protein MNEERRRELLTMPCVQAQYGSSPQGASPASQSYSYHSSGEYSSDFLTPEFVKFSMDLTNTEITATTSLPSFSTFMDNYSTGYDVKPPCLYQMPLSGQQSSIKVEDIQMHNYQQHSHLPPQSEEMMPHSGSVYYKPSSPPTPTTPGFQVQHSPMWDDPGSLHNFHQNYVATTHMIEQRKTPVSRLSLFSFKQSPPGTPVSSCQMRFDGPLHVPMNPEPAGSHHVVDGQTFAVPNPIRKPASMGFPGLQIGHASQLLDTQVPSPPSRGSPSNEGLCAVCGDNAACQHYGVRTCEGCKGFFKRTVQKNAKYVCLANKNCPVDKRRRNRCQYCRFQKCLAVGMVKEVVRTDSLKGRRGRLPSKPKSPQEPSPPSPPVSLISALVRAHVDSNPAMTSLDYSRFQANPDYQMSGDDTQHIQQFYDLLTGSMEIIRGWAEKIPGFTDLPKADQDLLFESAFLELFVLRLAYRSNPVEGKLIFCNGVVLHRLQCVRGFGEWIDSIVEFSSNLQNMNIDISAFSCIAALAMVTERHGLKEPKRVEELQNKIVNCLKDHVTFNNGGLNRPNYLSKLLGKLPELRTLCTQGLQRIFYLKLEDLVPPPAIIDKLFLDTLPF, encoded by the exons atgaatgaagagagaCGCAGAGAACTCCTAA CCATGCCTTGTGTTCAGGCGCAGTATGGGTCCTCGCCTCAAGGAGCCAGCCCCGCTTCTCAGAGCTACAGTTACCACTCTTCGGGAGAATACAGCTCCGATTTCTTAACTCCAGAGTTTGTCAAGTTTAGCATGGACCTCACCAACACTGAAATCACTGCCACCACTTCTCTCCCCAGCTTCAGTACCTTTATGGACAACTACAGCACAGGCTACGACGTCAAGCCACCTTGCTTGTACCAAATGCCCCTGTCCGGACAGCAGTCCTCCATTAAGGTAGAAGACATTCAGATGCACAACTACCAGCAACACAGCCACCTGCCCCCACAGTCCGAGGAGATGATGCCGCACTCCGGGTCCGTTTACTACAAGCCCTCCTCGCCCCCGACGCCCACCACCCCGGGCTTCCAGGTGCAGCACAGCCCCATGTGGGACGACCCAGGCTCCCTCCACAACTTCCACCAGAACTACGTGGCCACTACCCACATGATCGAACAGAGGAAAACGCCGGTCTCCCgcctttccctcttctcctttaagCAGTCGCCCCCCGGAACCCCCGTGTCTAGCTGCCAGATGCGCTTCGATGGGCCCCTGCACGTCCCCATGAACCCGGAGCCAGCGGGCAGCCACCACGTGGTGGACGGGCAGACCTTCGCCGTGCCCAACCCCATCCGAAAGCCCgcgtccatgggcttccctggcctgCAGATCGGCCACGCGTCGCAGCTGCTCGATACGCAGGTGCCCTCCCCGCCGTCGCGGGGCTCCCCCTCCAATGAAGGGCTGTGCGCTGTGTGCGGTGACAACGCGGCCTGCCAGCACTACGGCGTGCGCACCTGTGAGGGCTGCAAAGGGTTCTTTAAG CGCACGGTGCAAAAAAACGCGAAATACGTGtgtttagcaaataaaaactgcCCAGTGGACAAGCGGCGCAGGAATCGCTGTCAGTACTGCCGGTTTCAGAAGTGCCTGGCTGTTGGGATGGTCAAAGAAG TGGTTCGCACCGACAGTTTAAAAGGCCGGAGAGGTCGTTTACCTTCCAAACCGAAGAGCCCGCAGGAGCCCTCTCCCCCTTCGCCCCCGGTGAGTCTGATCAGTGCCCTCGTCAGGGCCCATGTCGACTCCAACCCGGCTATGACCAGCCTGGACTATTCCAGG TTCCAGGCGAACCCTGACTATCAGATGAGTGGAGATGACACCCAGCATATCCAGCAATTCTATGATCTCCTGACTGGCTCCATGGAGATCATCAGGGGCTGGGCAGAGAAGATCCCGGGCTTCACTGACCTGCCCAAAGCCGACCAAGACCTGCTTTTCGAATCGGCTTTCTTAGAACTATTTGTGCTGCGATTAGCCTACAG GTCCAACCCAGTGGAGGGTAAACTCATCTTTTGCAATGGGGTGGTCTTGCACAGGTTGCAATGTGTTCGTGGCTTTGGGGAATGGATTGATTCCATTGTTGAATTCTCCTCCAACTTGCAGAATATGAACATCGACATTTCTGCCTTCTCCTGCATCGCTGCCCTGGCTATGGTCACAG AGAGACACGGTCTCAAGGAACCCAAGAGAGTGGAGGAGCTGCAAAACAAGATTGTAAATTGTCTCAAAGACCATGTGACTTTCAATAATGGGGGTTTGAACCGCCCCAACTATTTGTCCAAACTGTTGGGGAAGCTCCCAGAACTCCGTACACTTTGCACACAGGGGCTACAGCGCATTTTCTACCTGAAACTGGAAGATTTGGTACCACCACCAGCAATAATTGACAAACTTTTCCTGGACACTTTACCTTTCTAA